tttcttctttttctaaaagaacCGTATCAATTTagataagcaaaaaaagtgagcaaatgctcacataaatatactatagttgataatatatatatatatatatatatatatatatatatatatatatatatatatatatatatatatatatatatatatatatatatatatatatatatattacctaaTATAATAGTTCCACAAACTGTTGTTTACATGGTCTTATTATAACAActaatgtaactttttttaaattagtgagGAACTATTGCcgtaattattgaaaaaaacctttatgaaatttgtaaaaaaaaaaaaatcatttacatttacttacaaaaagtaactaatttaaaaaaaatctattactttaattgtaaaaaaaacttgcatataaaaatgaatttcatAAAAAGTAATACGCTACCaaatatatccatatatatgtgtatatctgtatatgtataattataataataaaaataaattgtataaaacaaaatttaaataactcaaGCTTACATTTTCTATGTttcaagtaaattaaaagtaatctatatttgataagtaaatttatttatcaaataaagattaaaatataCTAGCTTACATATTGTTTGCGGCCACATTTTGTCTGCGTGGTGTTTTGTATGTGTTCCctgtaaagtttaaaaatattaataataggtTACTGTCCATGATTAAACCCATCTCTAGTCCCGGTCCATGATAGTATTAGCTATAAAAACCATTCATTGAATCAAATggtctaaaaaaatattcaacccCTGGCCAACAATTCGAAAGGTCTAAAATTCAGATAAAGCTGAAACATGGTAGTATGCATAATATACCCATGGGAGACTCAGAAAGTAGACTATATAAAAGGAAAATAATTGGCATAATTGCTAGTtctttttaacaagatttttgcgtgaatgtttttgttgattaaaaactATGTAGTAAAAGTTTAAACTATTCCCGGATTATGGGGACTATAACGCCTTGCCCCGCAGATTTAGGAGCCCcaaactttttaagaaaacgCTTTCTAAGCAAACAATGTATaaattgtagataaaaaaaaattcaataaaaaaaccaaaatttaaaaaatttaaaacaaatataaaaacgttttacaaaaagaaacaCAACTCACACAGCTTATTGAAAGTTGAATAATAATAGTCTCTCAACTCGTGGTCTTTCTCAAATGACACGCGTTGCTTAAGAAAGTTCTACTATACAGAAAACAGATAATTGATGTTAAACGTTCATTTATATGTCAATACTCTTAAGTCCTTAATacaagggagggggggggggattttAGTCCATATTTACTAAACGGGCGGGTTTTAATAAAAGGGAGGGgggatttttttatgttacaatataaatatttttttttttaatttcagtttataaatccAAACTAATATTTTCTACAAAACACGCATACAACTGTTTAAATTTAGTGTGGCTTGTGGTCATATgcgcattttctaacagctgttttgtaataatttcaataggatttaataagttttatactttggtgagaaataaattaaaacctCATTTTCGATAAATTGGGATTTACTTGGTAGGTgatttttaaagcctgtttttaaggccgattttcaccttttttttttaagatagcaagtaaaaattaataaacgggggggggggggggatctAAATAAGCTTGGGGGGGGTggaaaaattttccaaaaattaataaacgtccCATCCTCTCACCCCATCCCCTCCCCCCATCCCCCATCGTGTATCGTCCCATCGTGACTCGGGAGTAATAATGAGGCGCGCAGTGTAGGAAAAGAGaagttttaagaaattttacagAATCGTAAATAGCTTAGTGACTAATGGCATTAAGCATTAACTTGACTTTATAATTAGGATTAAAGTTATTCTCTCTTGTGCACAATTacgttttttaacttttaggaGGGTGCTTTATCATTTTGTCGCAAAGTGTACTGTGTCGCACTAAGAAAAGAGcgaatttttttcaagttttttttttcagttttcttaaagctaaaaaaaacaaagcaataaaacatggcaattgtaaactaagattttaatattactttgtttttattttacttattattattttaatttttctttaatttaattttaatttcatttgtttaaagtttaattattaatttattaatttttaaataattataataccattattaaactattattattataatattatataatattgatttttcCTAAAATTATTATAGTTGAAGGTGTTGGTTCATATTTTATTGGCAATGATGGTAAATATAATGATTGtggtaatgatgatgatgatgatgatgatgaggatGACATTGAtgattataataatgataatgttgacaatgatgaaaaaaatgatgaaagtGATGAACGGCACAGTCTTTGCAATTATGAAATTGACGATAATATGGATGATGTTGTTGATAACAATGATGACGTGAATTATGGttatgataattataataatgactATGAAAGTGATGACACaatttatagtaataatgacgataataatgatgatgatgttgatgttGATAGCTATGATGACGTAAATTTTGGTtatgataattatgataatGACTATGAAAGTGATGACACAAATGATGGCTAtggataatgatgataatgacaCAAATGATAATGATGGGTTGTGTAATATTGGTTTTGACAATGATGAAAAAGATGATTATACTAACAGTGATGATTATAATAAAGATTGAATAATGACGGAATGATGGATTTTGACTTTATAATAATGATGAAGTATACTATCAATGATGATGCTTAAAATGATCATAAACCTTAGCAAAATTGGAACGACCAAAATATCAATGCTTCAAATTGATTATTTATGCTGCATATGAATGGCATCATTGCGAAAAAGATAAATCgtgttcttttttattgtttttttttgttttttttgttttttttttgtttttttctttatttggaaaagtat
This genomic interval from Hydra vulgaris chromosome 01, alternate assembly HydraT2T_AEP contains the following:
- the LOC136074063 gene encoding coiled-coil domain-containing protein 1-like, which codes for MNFIKIEGVGSYFIGNDGKYNDCGNDDDDDDDEDDIDDYNNDNVDNDEKNDESDERHSLCNYEIDDNMDDVVDNNDDVNYGYDNYNNDYESDDTIYSNNDDNNDDDVDVDSYDDVNFGYDNYDNDYESDDTNDGYG